Proteins from a single region of Acidianus ambivalens:
- the hjc gene encoding Holliday junction resolvase Hjc: MNERKRKGTSVEHYILSSLRDKGFAVVRAPASGSKRKDPIPDIIAMKNGVILLIEVKSRKEKNKVYVPRSQAEGIINFAKKSGGELFLAVKFPKFLKFIPFSKLRITESGNYVADEEVIEEGLSLEDLVRAVEAKFSKTLDFFI, translated from the coding sequence GTGAACGAAAGGAAAAGGAAAGGAACTAGTGTAGAGCACTATATACTCTCTTCTCTCAGAGATAAAGGATTTGCAGTAGTTAGAGCACCAGCAAGTGGAAGTAAAAGAAAAGATCCAATACCGGATATTATAGCAATGAAGAATGGCGTAATTCTATTAATCGAAGTTAAGAGTAGAAAAGAAAAGAATAAGGTTTACGTTCCGAGAAGCCAGGCAGAAGGAATAATTAATTTTGCAAAAAAGAGTGGAGGAGAACTTTTTCTAGCAGTAAAGTTTCCCAAATTCCTCAAATTTATACCATTTAGTAAACTTAGAATAACAGAAAGCGGAAATTACGTAGCTGATGAAGAAGTAATTGAAGAAGGACTTAGTCTTGAAGATTTAGTAAGAGCAGTTGAAGCTAAGTTTAGTAAAACTTTAGACTTCTTCATCTGA